One Funiculus sociatus GB2-C1 DNA window includes the following coding sequences:
- a CDS encoding 5-(carboxyamino)imidazole ribonucleotide synthase, producing the protein MKRVGVIGGGQLAWMMAGASESLGVKLIVQTPHSTDPAVEIADSTIFAAIDDAAATLELANRCDVITFENEFINLPALRELAQQGISFRPGLEVLAPLLDKYDQRCYLEDIGLPTPSFMTLEGEVGNDELNLTKSFPQPLNLPQLDFPLVLKTRRHGYDGQGTFIIKDSEALQSTLQKLKYAPVLLEEFVPFERELAVMAARSVDGEIVVYPVVETQQEDQVCRRVLVPAEISLAVEEEVNAIAHSLLNSLQAVGIFGIELFLTNDGKVLVNEIAPRTHNSGHFTLDASVTSQFEQHLRAVCGLPLGNPALKSAGAVMVNLLGYEHSQNDYFAKRQQLAELPASYVHWYGKTESRPGRKLGHVTVLLDIANRAEAEAIAQTIESIWYPQQR; encoded by the coding sequence ATGAAACGTGTAGGTGTAATTGGCGGCGGACAATTAGCTTGGATGATGGCTGGTGCATCTGAGTCTTTGGGGGTGAAATTAATAGTGCAAACTCCCCATTCGACAGATCCGGCTGTGGAAATTGCTGATTCTACGATTTTTGCTGCAATTGATGATGCCGCCGCTACACTTGAGTTGGCGAATCGCTGCGATGTAATTACCTTTGAAAATGAGTTTATTAATCTGCCAGCCTTGAGGGAATTGGCACAACAAGGTATCTCTTTTCGTCCTGGGTTGGAAGTATTAGCTCCCCTGTTAGATAAATACGATCAGCGTTGTTATTTAGAGGATATCGGCTTACCAACTCCCAGTTTTATGACGCTTGAGGGAGAAGTTGGGAATGATGAATTAAATCTGACCAAATCATTCCCTCAACCACTGAATCTTCCGCAGTTGGATTTCCCCCTGGTTCTGAAAACCCGCCGTCACGGTTACGACGGTCAAGGAACTTTCATTATTAAAGATAGTGAAGCTTTGCAGTCAACTTTGCAAAAGCTCAAATATGCGCCAGTTTTGTTAGAAGAATTTGTCCCTTTTGAGCGAGAATTGGCTGTGATGGCGGCGCGTTCTGTGGATGGGGAAATTGTTGTTTATCCAGTTGTGGAAACCCAGCAGGAAGACCAAGTTTGTCGTCGTGTTTTGGTGCCAGCTGAGATTAGTCTAGCAGTGGAGGAAGAGGTAAATGCGATCGCGCACTCTTTGCTAAACAGTCTACAAGCCGTTGGCATCTTCGGCATTGAGCTATTCTTGACCAATGACGGGAAAGTGTTGGTAAATGAAATTGCCCCCCGCACTCATAATTCCGGACACTTCACCCTGGATGCTTCTGTTACATCCCAGTTTGAGCAGCATCTAAGAGCCGTTTGCGGTTTACCATTGGGCAATCCCGCCCTCAAGAGCGCTGGTGCCGTCATGGTAAACTTACTCGGTTACGAGCATTCCCAGAATGACTATTTTGCCAAACGGCAACAACTAGCCGAGTTACCCGCTTCTTACGTCCACTGGTACGGCAAAACCGAATCCCGCCCCGGTCGCAAGTTGGGTCATGTTACAGTTTTGCTAGATATAGCCAATAGAGCAGAAGCAGAAGCGATCGCGCAAACCATCGAGTCCATCTGGTACCCCCAACAGCGCTGA
- a CDS encoding phage holin family protein translates to MPYFLVTWLITAIALVITTYIVPGFAVKTFVDALIAAIVLGLANAIVKPLLVLLTLPLTLVTLGLFLFVVNALTLWLVAYLTPGFVITNLLSALVGSIVLTVVASGLNFLFNRAAQ, encoded by the coding sequence ATGCCATATTTTTTGGTAACTTGGCTGATTACAGCGATCGCGCTGGTGATTACAACTTATATTGTCCCTGGTTTTGCGGTCAAAACTTTTGTTGATGCCCTTATTGCTGCGATTGTTTTGGGATTAGCGAATGCAATTGTCAAACCTCTATTGGTACTTTTGACATTGCCCCTGACGCTGGTGACTCTGGGGCTATTTCTATTTGTTGTGAACGCACTTACTCTTTGGCTGGTAGCATATCTTACGCCTGGTTTTGTAATTACAAATTTATTGTCTGCTTTGGTGGGTTCAATTGTGTTAACTGTGGTGGCTAGTGGGCTGAACTTTTTGTTCAACAGAGCCGCCCAATGA
- a CDS encoding pentapeptide repeat-containing protein: MNLRQLAAFLLAIILLIWALPAQASDYPPPLSFSNAELKGRDFSGQTLEVAEFSNANMELANLEGADLRGAIFSASVMTNVNLHGANLTHAMVDQVKLIGSDLSDAVLVESILLRTIFDDVNITGADFSDAILNRAQIKELCAKASGVNSKTGVATRDSLGCR; this comes from the coding sequence ATGAACCTTCGCCAACTAGCAGCATTCTTACTGGCAATAATTCTCTTAATCTGGGCATTACCAGCACAAGCATCAGATTATCCTCCTCCCCTGTCGTTTAGCAACGCGGAACTCAAAGGAAGGGATTTTTCCGGTCAAACCCTAGAAGTAGCTGAATTTTCCAACGCTAATATGGAACTAGCTAACTTGGAGGGTGCTGACTTGCGGGGCGCAATTTTTAGTGCCTCTGTGATGACAAATGTTAATTTACACGGGGCAAATTTAACTCATGCGATGGTAGATCAGGTAAAATTAATCGGCTCTGATTTAAGCGATGCCGTTTTAGTGGAAAGTATTCTATTACGGACGATTTTTGATGATGTAAATATCACTGGCGCAGACTTTTCTGATGCGATTTTGAATAGAGCGCAAATAAAAGAACTCTGTGCCAAAGCATCTGGTGTAAATTCTAAAACAGGCGTTGCAACTCGCGATTCTTTGGGGTGTCGATGA